A window of Rhodothermus sp. contains these coding sequences:
- a CDS encoding DUF3047 domain-containing protein, with amino-acid sequence MLYRLILLLGMGLLLQGLAPRSAPDPQRIRLEDFEGYPVGGYPSRWKFLTSKREFRPLEEFMNEREECRVQAEAGNRFLRCITQAEAQRITLANREDFGMDWDLRTHPRLRWRWRAIHLPAGAREDNRRWNDSGGALYVTFGADWLGRPISIKYTYSSLLPRETVVDFGPLKVIVASSGREGFGHWVTVTRDVVADYRRVFGKEPPVRPFSITIWSDSDNTKDYAVVDFDDFELLPATAGVQ; translated from the coding sequence ATGCTGTATCGCCTGATCCTGCTACTGGGAATGGGCCTGCTGTTGCAGGGTCTGGCACCGCGTTCGGCGCCAGACCCACAGCGCATCCGTCTGGAGGACTTTGAGGGCTATCCAGTAGGGGGCTATCCGTCTCGCTGGAAATTTCTTACCAGCAAGCGGGAGTTTCGGCCGCTTGAGGAGTTTATGAATGAGCGGGAAGAGTGCCGGGTACAGGCTGAAGCCGGCAATCGGTTTCTGCGCTGCATCACACAGGCCGAAGCGCAGCGTATCACTCTGGCCAATCGGGAGGATTTTGGCATGGACTGGGATCTGCGCACACATCCCCGATTGCGCTGGCGCTGGCGTGCCATTCATCTGCCGGCTGGTGCCCGTGAGGACAATCGTCGCTGGAACGATAGTGGGGGAGCGCTATACGTGACGTTCGGTGCCGACTGGCTGGGACGACCCATCAGCATCAAGTATACCTATAGCTCATTACTACCCCGCGAGACCGTGGTTGACTTTGGACCGTTGAAAGTCATTGTGGCATCGTCCGGACGCGAAGGTTTTGGACACTGGGTTACGGTCACGCGTGACGTGGTAGCCGACTACCGACGCGTCTTTGGCAAGGAGCCGCCGGTTCGTCCATTTTCCATTACGATCTGGAGCGACTCCGATAATACGAAAGATTACGCTGTGGTTGATTTTGACGACTTTGAATTGTTGCCCGCCACTGCTGGGGTGCAATAG
- a CDS encoding DoxX family protein, whose translation MKFSTLKVGRILYGLTFIIFGVTHFINASMLSGMVPIPGGVFWVYLTGLAMLAAAVAILTGKQARLACQLLGIMLFIFVLTIHLPTMINQGIMAGLQSFLKDTALGGAAWVIAETYAEQPKQAETAS comes from the coding sequence ATGAAATTCTCCACGCTTAAAGTCGGCCGGATTCTCTATGGACTTACGTTCATCATTTTCGGGGTAACCCACTTTATCAATGCCTCCATGCTGAGCGGCATGGTGCCGATTCCCGGTGGGGTGTTCTGGGTATATCTAACAGGCCTGGCGATGCTGGCCGCGGCTGTAGCCATCCTGACCGGAAAACAGGCTCGCCTGGCCTGCCAGCTACTGGGAATTATGCTGTTCATCTTTGTGCTGACCATCCACCTGCCCACTATGATCAATCAGGGCATCATGGCCGGGCTGCAAAGCTTCCTGAAAGACACGGCGCTGGGCGGTGCAGCCTGGGTCATTGCCGAAACCTATGCTGAACAGCCCAAACAGGCGGAAACGGCCAGTTGA
- the msrA gene encoding peptide-methionine (S)-S-oxide reductase MsrA yields the protein MTHQREKATLGGGCFWCLEAAFLELRGVTDVVPGYAGGQVPHPTYEQVCTGTTGHAEVVQVTFNPTELSYRHLLTVFFALHDPTTPNRQGNDIGPQYRSIILYHDEGQRQTAEAVIRELESSGMYKAPIVTEVVPLDVFYPAEPYHHRYYQRHPWQPYCQVVIAPKLAKLRKQFRDWLVTPKP from the coding sequence ATGACACACCAACGAGAAAAAGCGACCCTGGGAGGCGGGTGCTTCTGGTGTCTGGAAGCAGCCTTTCTGGAACTGCGCGGTGTGACCGACGTCGTGCCTGGCTATGCCGGTGGGCAGGTGCCTCATCCCACTTATGAGCAAGTCTGCACGGGCACAACCGGCCATGCTGAAGTGGTCCAGGTTACCTTCAATCCCACTGAGCTTTCTTATCGGCATCTGTTGACTGTCTTTTTTGCCCTCCATGATCCGACGACGCCTAACCGTCAGGGTAATGACATCGGCCCTCAGTATCGTTCAATTATTCTCTATCACGATGAAGGACAACGCCAGACGGCCGAAGCGGTTATCCGTGAGCTGGAGAGCTCTGGCATGTACAAAGCGCCTATCGTGACAGAAGTGGTTCCTCTGGATGTCTTTTATCCGGCCGAACCCTACCATCATCGCTACTACCAGCGTCATCCCTGGCAACCCTACTGCCAGGTGGTCATTGCGCCGAAGCTGGCCAAGCTGCGCAAGCAATTCCGTGATTGGCTGGTTACTCCTAAGCCTTAA
- a CDS encoding MMPL family transporter — MIAQVFQRLRPVIRWVVRRPGWVLMLALGLSVLGVSLSMRLRIDTDFSKLIPKSYPSVQALERLREMVGGESTVDVAIVSPSFEANRRFAEALIPKALALKGTGYDEPYLGRVEYRRETDFLRKNALYFATEDELDELEQFLLEKIEEARLKANPFFFELEEEETAEDTTVKALQVVYEELIGKEYPVSDDSTTLVVRFYPTNSQTNIGYIEDLYRDLQHLVDEMQPARYHPEMQVVLAGRLLRQLVEVRAITDDVFSSFGAGVTAVLLLVVVYFTYKSYRARAGGRLDRRALLAVLGRMPVMAVLIGVPLLMSLSWSFGLAYVAFETLNLMTSTLGLVLFGLGIDYGIHFYARYAEERAEGYDVAEAAEITFLSTGQAITIGALTTAVSLYVLMLADFKGFSEFGFIAGSGILFALVAMLVVMPALLSLAERFRLLNLEARHPVPVYRAGRRRFPAARGVVLGSVAAVVLALVFLPRVSFEWDFGKLEPRYEDYEARQDYVERVYQTHGRRNPAYIVVDDPSEVPAVVAALKERAAQDTLSPTILDVESLQDRFPMTSEAQRARLARIARIRELLNDPFLQADTSIWIQRLREAAQTQRPISLDEVPDFLKARFTSKTGEIGNFVLIYPAVRLADGRNSMAFAEDVGRVEVNGKVYYAGSTSLVAADMLRLMLREAPWMVLLTFVAVTLIMWLNFRTFRWTLLALLPLVVGVLWMLLMMELLGMKLNFYNMVVLPAVLGIGNDAGAHLVHRYRERGRGSILQVLRSTGEHVTMASLTTMMGFAGLLLSFHPGLRSIGELAVVGIGTTLLAALIFLPALIQWFEDREKWPEPTAPLSK; from the coding sequence ATGATAGCGCAGGTGTTTCAACGGTTGCGTCCGGTCATTCGCTGGGTCGTTCGTCGACCTGGATGGGTACTGATGCTGGCGCTGGGGCTCTCGGTGCTTGGCGTGTCGCTGTCGATGCGGCTGCGCATCGATACAGATTTTTCCAAGCTCATTCCGAAGTCCTACCCGAGTGTGCAGGCGCTTGAGCGGTTGCGTGAGATGGTCGGGGGCGAGAGTACGGTTGATGTGGCCATTGTCAGTCCGTCGTTCGAGGCCAACCGGCGCTTTGCGGAAGCGCTGATCCCGAAAGCGCTCGCGCTCAAAGGAACGGGTTACGACGAGCCCTATCTGGGCCGTGTCGAGTATCGACGCGAGACAGACTTTCTGCGAAAGAATGCACTCTATTTTGCTACAGAAGACGAATTGGACGAGCTGGAGCAATTCCTGCTGGAAAAGATTGAGGAAGCGCGGCTAAAGGCCAATCCGTTCTTCTTTGAGCTGGAAGAAGAGGAAACCGCGGAGGATACCACCGTCAAAGCCCTTCAGGTTGTTTATGAAGAGCTGATCGGCAAGGAGTATCCGGTTTCGGACGATAGCACCACGCTGGTTGTGCGCTTTTATCCGACCAATTCGCAGACGAATATTGGCTACATTGAGGACCTGTACCGCGATCTGCAGCACCTGGTCGATGAGATGCAGCCGGCCCGCTATCATCCGGAAATGCAGGTGGTGCTGGCGGGCCGGCTATTGCGTCAGCTCGTCGAGGTACGGGCCATCACCGACGACGTGTTCAGTTCATTCGGGGCAGGGGTGACGGCCGTACTGCTGCTGGTGGTGGTTTACTTCACGTACAAGTCGTACCGGGCCCGGGCCGGAGGCCGTTTGGATCGTCGCGCGTTGCTGGCGGTGCTTGGACGCATGCCCGTGATGGCTGTGCTCATCGGTGTACCCCTGCTGATGAGCCTGTCGTGGTCGTTCGGGCTGGCGTATGTAGCCTTCGAGACGCTGAATCTGATGACTTCAACGCTCGGACTGGTCCTGTTTGGGCTGGGCATCGACTATGGTATTCACTTCTACGCTCGGTATGCTGAGGAACGGGCCGAGGGGTATGACGTGGCCGAAGCGGCTGAGATCACATTTCTGAGCACAGGCCAGGCTATAACCATCGGCGCGCTGACCACGGCTGTATCGCTCTATGTGCTGATGCTCGCGGATTTCAAAGGCTTCAGCGAGTTCGGTTTCATTGCAGGTAGCGGGATTCTGTTTGCCCTGGTGGCCATGCTCGTAGTCATGCCGGCACTGCTTTCGCTGGCTGAGCGCTTCCGGCTGCTAAACCTGGAAGCCCGCCATCCGGTACCTGTGTACCGGGCAGGCCGTAGACGTTTTCCTGCGGCTCGCGGTGTGGTGCTGGGCAGTGTGGCGGCTGTCGTGCTGGCGCTTGTGTTTCTGCCGCGCGTATCGTTCGAGTGGGACTTCGGTAAGCTGGAACCCCGCTATGAAGACTACGAGGCCCGTCAGGACTACGTGGAGCGTGTTTATCAGACGCACGGTCGTCGAAATCCAGCCTACATTGTGGTAGACGATCCGTCGGAGGTGCCGGCGGTTGTGGCCGCTTTAAAGGAGCGGGCTGCACAGGACACGCTTTCGCCTACGATTCTGGATGTCGAAAGCCTGCAGGATCGTTTTCCAATGACTTCGGAGGCGCAGCGGGCCAGGCTGGCACGGATTGCCCGTATCCGGGAATTGCTCAACGATCCATTTCTGCAGGCCGATACGTCGATCTGGATTCAGCGTCTGCGTGAGGCAGCACAGACGCAGCGGCCCATCTCGCTGGATGAAGTGCCGGACTTTCTCAAAGCCCGTTTCACCTCGAAAACCGGTGAGATTGGCAATTTCGTGCTGATCTATCCAGCGGTACGACTGGCCGATGGACGCAATTCAATGGCGTTTGCCGAGGATGTTGGGCGGGTGGAGGTGAACGGCAAGGTGTACTATGCGGGTTCGACATCGCTTGTGGCAGCCGACATGCTCCGACTCATGCTCAGGGAAGCTCCCTGGATGGTGCTGCTGACCTTCGTGGCCGTTACGCTGATTATGTGGCTGAACTTTCGCACGTTTCGGTGGACACTGCTGGCCCTGCTGCCACTCGTGGTGGGTGTGCTCTGGATGTTGTTGATGATGGAGCTGCTCGGTATGAAGCTCAACTTTTACAACATGGTGGTGTTGCCGGCCGTGCTGGGTATCGGCAATGATGCGGGAGCGCATCTGGTGCATCGCTATCGGGAACGAGGACGAGGAAGCATCTTGCAGGTGTTGCGCTCGACCGGTGAACATGTAACAATGGCTTCGCTGACCACGATGATGGGCTTTGCAGGTCTTTTGCTCAGTTTTCATCCAGGATTGCGTTCAATCGGCGAGCTGGCGGTTGTGGGAATTGGTACCACGCTGCTGGCCGCTCTGATCTTTCTGCCGGCCCTCATCCAGTGGTTCGAGGATCGGGAAAAGTGGCCGGAGCCGACGGCACCGTTGAGCAAATAG
- a CDS encoding DUF1640 domain-containing protein yields the protein MAILTIPRVLREKLGEEGAEALVELLNTVGHQERSNLLGLVEERFARRVSEESARLKAYISEVKFALEEQLREVEGRLGDRILEIEGKLEKQISEVEGKLEGRILEVEEQLRAVEGRLGDRILEVERKREKQISEVERTLEKQIVEVGAKFEVRLAQVRADLIRWMFIFWAGQIGVLVALFALFFRLLQG from the coding sequence ATGGCTATTCTTACTATTCCGCGCGTGCTTCGAGAAAAACTGGGAGAAGAGGGTGCTGAGGCCCTCGTTGAGTTGCTCAATACCGTAGGACATCAGGAGCGAAGCAACCTGTTAGGGCTTGTCGAAGAACGATTTGCTCGTCGTGTAAGCGAGGAATCTGCACGTCTGAAAGCTTACATTTCGGAGGTAAAATTTGCATTGGAGGAGCAGCTTCGGGAGGTGGAGGGACGGTTGGGGGATCGGATTTTGGAGATAGAGGGAAAGCTGGAGAAGCAGATTTCGGAGGTAGAGGGGAAGTTGGAGGGTCGGATTTTGGAGGTGGAGGAGCAGCTTCGGGCGGTAGAGGGACGGTTAGGGGATCGGATTTTGGAGGTAGAGAGAAAACGGGAGAAGCAGATCTCGGAGGTGGAGAGGACGTTGGAGAAACAGATTGTAGAGGTGGGGGCGAAATTCGAGGTGCGGTTGGCGCAGGTCAGGGCCGATCTGATTCGGTGGATGTTTATTTTCTGGGCAGGGCAGATCGGTGTGCTTGTGGCGCTGTTTGCCCTGTTTTTCCGGCTGCTGCAGGGATAA
- a CDS encoding glycosyltransferase family 1 protein, which translates to MHPSRLATIATINQKEAAVATPRLTPRVALFTGAYNHIADGVSRTLNRLVGYLERQGVSVLVFAPTISNPPVQHEGTLVSVPSIPVPGRPEYRISLGLTPRHRRLLAAFKPDLIHIATPDLLGLQALRLARRRGIPVVASYHTHFSAYLKYYHLQWSERILWAYLRWFYRQCRQVYVPSTSMIEILQAHGIDHNLHLWERGVDTTLFNPAQRSMSWRRNVLGAADDEVVVAYVGRLVWEKGLDVLAATIDRLQQDQVPHRCLIVGEGPARRELEERLPNAIFTGYLEGRELARAYASADVFFFPSETETFGNVTLEAMASGLPAVCADAPGSNMLIEHGRTGFLATPGRFEDFAGYLRQLILDTDLRRTMGHHARERAQHFDWEAVLNRLYGYYLEVLAPIWHPTGDGAVTELPHLTATAA; encoded by the coding sequence ATGCATCCTTCTCGACTGGCCACTATAGCAACCATCAATCAAAAAGAGGCGGCCGTCGCGACGCCCCGCCTTACCCCGCGTGTTGCGCTGTTTACTGGAGCATACAACCACATCGCTGATGGCGTTTCCCGCACGCTGAATCGACTGGTTGGCTATCTGGAGCGTCAGGGGGTATCGGTGCTTGTGTTTGCGCCCACCATTTCGAACCCGCCTGTCCAACACGAAGGCACGCTGGTATCAGTCCCCTCCATTCCGGTACCTGGCCGTCCGGAATACCGCATCAGCCTTGGGCTTACCCCGCGTCATCGCCGACTGCTGGCTGCCTTCAAGCCGGACTTGATCCACATTGCCACACCGGACTTGCTGGGACTGCAGGCACTTCGTCTGGCACGGCGCCGAGGTATTCCTGTAGTGGCCTCTTATCACACGCATTTCAGCGCCTACCTGAAGTACTACCACCTGCAGTGGTCGGAGCGTATCCTCTGGGCTTATCTGCGCTGGTTTTACCGGCAGTGCCGGCAGGTCTATGTCCCTTCCACCTCTATGATTGAGATCTTACAGGCGCACGGTATCGACCATAATCTTCACCTCTGGGAACGAGGTGTTGATACCACCCTGTTTAATCCGGCTCAACGTTCTATGTCCTGGCGTCGCAACGTCCTGGGGGCGGCTGACGATGAGGTTGTCGTTGCGTATGTGGGTCGCCTGGTCTGGGAAAAAGGGCTGGATGTGCTGGCCGCTACGATCGACCGGCTTCAACAAGACCAGGTGCCACACCGTTGCCTGATCGTCGGCGAAGGCCCGGCCCGGCGCGAGCTGGAAGAACGCCTGCCCAATGCCATCTTTACCGGCTATCTGGAAGGGCGTGAGCTGGCCCGTGCGTATGCTTCGGCCGATGTATTCTTTTTCCCCAGCGAAACGGAAACCTTTGGTAATGTTACGCTTGAGGCAATGGCCTCGGGGCTGCCGGCTGTCTGTGCTGATGCGCCTGGCAGCAATATGTTGATCGAGCATGGCCGTACGGGCTTTCTGGCAACACCGGGCCGTTTCGAAGACTTTGCTGGTTACCTCCGGCAACTGATCCTCGACACCGACCTGCGCCGTACCATGGGCCATCATGCGCGGGAGCGGGCCCAACACTTCGACTGGGAAGCCGTACTGAACCGCCTCTACGGCTATTACCTGGAGGTGCTTGCCCCGATATGGCACCCGACAGGGGATGGTGCCGTTACGGAGCTGCCTCATCTGACGGCCACAGCTGCCTGA
- a CDS encoding thioredoxin family protein codes for MAALIWLQDWEEALAEARRSRRPVWLMFEREACVGCAKMEAITYRDPKVQAELSETFVLLRQDIRRDRLVRVRYAAIWTPAFYVLDARGMAHHVELGYLPPEDLRLVWRLGYAKELVPRGQYAEAIAVLEEALGLFPEHPMAAQVMLWWAMARYLKSGGDSQQLRKDLAALHRRYPDSPEARRWPWNDFPTAA; via the coding sequence ATGGCTGCCCTCATCTGGTTGCAAGATTGGGAAGAGGCGCTTGCCGAAGCGCGGCGAAGTCGTCGGCCGGTTTGGTTGATGTTTGAGCGGGAGGCGTGTGTTGGATGTGCCAAAATGGAAGCGATCACCTATCGCGATCCGAAGGTGCAGGCTGAGTTGAGCGAGACCTTCGTGCTGTTACGCCAGGACATCCGACGTGACCGGCTGGTGCGCGTACGCTACGCAGCAATCTGGACACCTGCTTTTTACGTACTTGATGCACGCGGTATGGCCCACCATGTTGAGCTGGGCTACCTGCCACCCGAAGATTTGCGTCTGGTGTGGCGTTTAGGGTACGCCAAGGAGTTGGTACCGCGTGGACAGTATGCCGAGGCCATCGCAGTGCTGGAAGAAGCGCTGGGATTGTTTCCAGAGCATCCGATGGCGGCCCAGGTAATGCTCTGGTGGGCGATGGCCCGCTACCTGAAGTCCGGCGGTGATAGCCAACAGCTCCGGAAAGACCTGGCCGCCCTGCATCGCCGCTACCCGGACAGTCCCGAAGCCCGCCGATGGCCCTGGAACGACTTTCCGACAGCAGCATAA
- a CDS encoding glycosyltransferase family 4 protein, whose protein sequence is MAAPLRILFVSHSFPPPDHPLANIGGMQRVATELDAALAHHPDVAYHHLVLRTSWRWTHVRVIPFLCQLLLQIPRHVARHDTNVVLFSSMVTASLAILLRRQLHTRGIRLVAIAHGRDVTLPVMPYQRLLPHVFEHLDAVLAVSRATGAACQARGLPSERLYVIPNGIDPSRFARPIDRQIARHELCQTLGLSLPDQALLLCSVGRQVPRKGFAWFVDTVMPRLPTHIHYWLAGDGPDAAAIEKAIARHHLQQRVHRLGRVPDDMLHRLYRAADLFIMPNRPVPGDMEGFGVVMLEAALCGTPVLAARLEGIQDVVTEDKNGHLIESGNATGFVRWILHYDQDRSALQQLSEQAATYVRTHFSWDVIADRYVQTLRAICSTVPSAPATFPDPRTTG, encoded by the coding sequence ATGGCCGCACCGCTCCGCATTCTGTTCGTTTCCCATTCGTTTCCGCCTCCTGATCATCCGCTGGCTAATATAGGCGGTATGCAACGCGTCGCTACTGAACTTGACGCGGCGCTGGCTCACCATCCAGATGTGGCCTACCATCATCTGGTACTACGCACCTCCTGGCGCTGGACGCACGTGCGCGTGATTCCCTTTCTCTGTCAACTCCTGCTACAGATTCCCCGCCATGTCGCACGCCATGACACCAACGTGGTGTTGTTTTCCTCCATGGTGACGGCTTCGCTGGCAATTCTCCTACGCCGCCAACTACATACACGAGGGATACGTCTGGTGGCTATCGCGCACGGCCGTGATGTGACCCTCCCGGTTATGCCTTACCAGCGTCTGTTACCTCATGTGTTTGAGCACCTGGATGCGGTGCTTGCTGTCAGTCGGGCCACGGGTGCAGCCTGCCAGGCTCGGGGCCTTCCTTCGGAACGCCTGTACGTAATCCCGAACGGTATCGATCCAAGCCGTTTTGCCCGTCCGATCGATCGACAGATCGCTCGCCACGAGCTGTGCCAGACGCTCGGATTGTCTTTGCCTGATCAGGCGCTCCTGCTCTGCAGCGTAGGCCGGCAGGTCCCACGCAAAGGCTTTGCCTGGTTTGTTGACACCGTCATGCCCCGACTGCCTACCCATATTCACTACTGGCTGGCCGGAGATGGTCCCGACGCTGCTGCAATCGAAAAAGCTATCGCCCGCCATCACCTCCAACAGCGCGTGCACCGGCTGGGCCGCGTACCTGACGACATGCTACATCGGCTCTATCGGGCTGCCGATCTGTTCATCATGCCCAACCGCCCCGTACCCGGCGACATGGAAGGCTTCGGTGTGGTTATGCTCGAAGCAGCACTCTGCGGCACACCAGTACTGGCCGCCCGGCTGGAAGGTATTCAGGATGTAGTAACGGAAGATAAAAACGGACACCTTATCGAAAGCGGCAATGCTACCGGTTTTGTGCGCTGGATTTTACACTACGACCAGGACCGAAGCGCCCTGCAGCAGCTCTCGGAACAGGCGGCCACCTATGTACGCACTCACTTCAGCTGGGACGTAATAGCCGATCGCTACGTGCAAACGTTACGAGCTATTTGCTCAACGGTGCCGTCGGCTCCGGCCACTTTTCCCGATCCTCGAACCACTGGATGA
- the uvrA gene encoding excinuclease ABC subunit UvrA translates to MELSTPVAALAASDELRRKARTHIVLRGVRQHNLKNIDLDLPKRKLIVFTGPSGSGKSSLAFDTIYAEGQRRYVESLSAYARQFLERMSRPDADLITGLAPAIAIEQKTGNRNPRSTVATQTEIYDYLRLLYARIGRTYSPISGEEVRRDTPATVAQTLHERLPDGTRCYLCFPCPSHKNRTLTDELTALRQRGFSRLVVLPTKKQAASGAVPEVLDLSTRNSTSVRVARDRLLVLVDRLVVRPGEATNRSRIADSVEQAFREGGGRCVVVRVPRGSARFDPEADLLFFSEHFERDGMVFEEPSPLLFSFNSPVGACPTCQGFGRVPGLDPDLIIPNPDLSIRQGAIAPFRTEKWSQHYRQLLRLALEEGIDIDKPYRLLSEREKRLIWEGKGDYIGIYGFFRFLEKHSYKPHYRIFHARFRGYTRCPDCDGYRLRKEALYVKVSGLHIGEVCELTIRAAREFFDALELTPFEQQVAGELLEEIRRRLRYLDEIGLDYLTLDRLSHTLSGGEAQRIHLATSLGSALVGALYVLDEPSIGLHPRDTDRLIRILEHLRDLGNTVIVVEHDAETIRRADHVVDLGPSSGQHGGEVVFQGTYEELLRDERSLTGAYLSGRRRIEVPRRRRPINEDDMIVVENARQHNLKWLTVRFPLGVFVCVTGVSGSGKSTLVHNTLYLGLARLKGSYDGEAKVGVHDAIRGHHLIDRVEMVDQSPIGRSPRSNPATYTKAFDPIRDLLASTPQARVRGLKPGYFSFNVPGGRCEVCQGEGFVRVEMQFLADLYLECEACHGTRYKQDVLEIRYRGKNVHEILNMTVDEALEFFADVPAIVEKLRVLHEIGLGYLKLGQPSTTLSGGEAQRIKLAAHLSGNNRERVLYILDEPTTGLHFDDIRKLIDALNRLVDAGHSVIVIEHNLDVIKCADWVIDLGPEGGHRGGFIVAEGTPEQIATHPESHTGRFLRTVL, encoded by the coding sequence ATGGAGCTTTCGACACCGGTAGCTGCACTGGCTGCATCTGACGAGCTACGCAGGAAGGCACGTACCCACATTGTGTTGCGGGGCGTGCGCCAGCACAATCTGAAAAACATCGATCTGGACCTGCCCAAGCGTAAGCTGATTGTTTTCACCGGGCCGAGTGGCTCGGGCAAGTCGAGCCTGGCGTTCGACACGATTTATGCCGAAGGCCAGCGGCGCTATGTGGAGAGTCTCTCGGCCTATGCCCGCCAGTTTCTGGAGCGCATGAGTCGGCCAGACGCCGATCTGATCACCGGACTGGCACCGGCTATCGCGATCGAACAAAAGACCGGCAACCGCAATCCCCGTTCAACGGTGGCCACCCAGACCGAAATCTACGACTACCTGCGATTGCTCTATGCCCGTATCGGCCGCACCTATTCCCCCATCAGTGGCGAAGAGGTGCGGCGCGACACGCCTGCCACCGTCGCTCAGACGCTGCACGAACGGCTTCCGGACGGCACGCGCTGTTATCTGTGCTTTCCCTGTCCCTCACATAAAAACCGTACGCTAACGGACGAATTGACGGCCCTGCGCCAGCGTGGCTTTTCACGGCTTGTAGTACTTCCCACGAAGAAACAGGCTGCCAGTGGTGCCGTCCCTGAAGTACTGGACCTGAGCACACGCAATTCGACCTCGGTGCGTGTGGCACGAGACCGGCTGCTGGTCCTGGTCGATCGCCTGGTAGTACGTCCGGGTGAAGCGACCAACCGCTCCCGTATCGCCGACTCGGTGGAGCAAGCGTTCCGCGAAGGCGGCGGCCGCTGCGTGGTCGTGCGCGTGCCGCGTGGTAGCGCGCGTTTCGACCCTGAAGCCGACCTGCTTTTCTTCAGCGAGCACTTTGAGCGCGACGGAATGGTTTTCGAAGAGCCCTCGCCTTTGCTGTTTTCGTTCAACAGTCCTGTCGGCGCCTGTCCCACCTGTCAGGGATTTGGCCGCGTACCTGGTCTGGATCCGGATCTGATCATTCCGAATCCTGACCTGTCGATTCGCCAGGGGGCTATCGCCCCCTTTCGCACGGAGAAATGGAGTCAGCACTACCGACAACTGCTGCGGCTTGCCCTCGAAGAAGGTATCGACATCGACAAGCCCTATCGGTTGCTCTCTGAGCGCGAAAAGCGTTTGATCTGGGAGGGCAAAGGGGACTACATCGGGATCTATGGCTTTTTCCGCTTTTTGGAAAAACACAGTTATAAACCCCATTACCGGATCTTTCACGCTCGCTTTCGGGGCTACACGCGGTGTCCGGACTGCGACGGCTATCGACTCCGCAAGGAAGCGCTCTACGTGAAAGTAAGCGGCCTGCACATCGGCGAAGTGTGTGAGCTGACAATCCGGGCCGCCCGGGAATTTTTCGATGCACTGGAACTGACGCCCTTCGAGCAGCAGGTAGCCGGTGAATTGCTGGAAGAGATTCGGCGTCGGTTGCGCTACCTGGATGAGATCGGACTCGACTACCTGACGCTCGACCGCCTCAGCCATACGCTTTCAGGCGGCGAAGCTCAACGCATCCACCTGGCTACTTCACTAGGCTCAGCGCTGGTGGGCGCCCTCTACGTGCTGGACGAACCCTCAATCGGATTACATCCGCGCGATACGGACCGGCTGATTCGTATTCTGGAACACCTGCGCGATCTGGGGAACACCGTGATCGTAGTCGAACATGACGCAGAGACGATCCGTCGCGCCGATCATGTTGTGGACCTTGGGCCGAGTAGCGGCCAGCACGGCGGTGAAGTCGTCTTTCAGGGTACCTATGAGGAGTTACTTCGAGATGAACGTTCGCTGACGGGTGCCTACCTGAGCGGTCGACGACGTATCGAGGTCCCTCGTCGTCGCCGCCCTATCAACGAAGACGACATGATTGTAGTGGAAAACGCTCGCCAGCATAACCTGAAGTGGCTGACCGTACGCTTTCCGCTGGGTGTGTTCGTGTGCGTGACAGGCGTTTCCGGTTCAGGCAAATCGACCCTCGTCCATAACACGCTGTATCTGGGGCTGGCCCGTCTCAAGGGTTCCTACGATGGTGAAGCAAAAGTAGGCGTACACGATGCTATCCGCGGCCATCACCTGATCGATCGGGTGGAGATGGTCGATCAGAGCCCGATCGGCCGCTCCCCCCGTTCCAACCCGGCTACCTACACCAAAGCCTTTGACCCGATCCGCGATTTGCTGGCCAGCACCCCTCAGGCACGCGTGCGCGGGCTGAAACCTGGCTACTTCTCCTTCAACGTACCCGGTGGCCGCTGCGAAGTCTGTCAGGGTGAAGGGTTCGTACGTGTGGAAATGCAGTTTCTGGCCGACCTGTACCTGGAGTGCGAGGCCTGCCATGGCACACGCTACAAACAGGACGTGCTGGAGATCCGCTATCGAGGCAAAAACGTGCACGAGATCCTAAACATGACAGTGGATGAGGCACTGGAATTCTTTGCAGACGTACCCGCCATCGTCGAGAAGCTACGGGTGCTGCACGAAATCGGTCTGGGCTACCTGAAGCTGGGCCAGCCATCCACCACACTCTCAGGAGGTGAGGCGCAACGCATCAAGCTGGCGGCCCACCTGAGCGGCAACAACCGCGAACGCGTGCTCTACATCCTGGATGAACCCACCACCGGGCTGCACTTCGACGATATACGCAAGCTCATCGACGCACTCAACCGGCTGGTCGATGCTGGCCACTCGGTAATCGTTATTGAACACAACTTAGACGTGATTAAGTGCGCCGACTGGGTAATCGACCTCGGACCTGAAGGCGGCCACCGAGGCGGCTTTATTGTAGCTGAAGGTACGCCTGAACAAATCGCCACCCATCCCGAAAGCCACACGGGGCGCTTCCTGCGCACAGTGCTATGA